A single window of Magnetococcus marinus MC-1 DNA harbors:
- the pal gene encoding peptidoglycan-associated lipoprotein Pal, producing MKRTGLFITATLLTVILTGCGGVPKDKPGDLRQEQMQDQYKGTTDEGQALTRPEGMAEEIGGGAGMDGSQYKSGSYYDEQSAAGSAGGTQDPMGQPENMIFFGYDSEALTYEAQTVLAQHAVAIIKGGVQSVSIEGHCDERGTREYNLALGQKRADSVKNFLNAQGVPTTVMRTVSYGKERPLYTGHTETSWARNRRAVLVYQ from the coding sequence ATGAAACGCACAGGTCTGTTCATTACTGCGACACTGCTCACTGTAATTTTGACAGGGTGTGGTGGGGTGCCCAAAGATAAGCCCGGTGATCTGCGTCAAGAACAGATGCAGGATCAGTACAAAGGCACCACCGACGAGGGGCAAGCGCTTACCCGTCCCGAGGGCATGGCCGAAGAGATTGGTGGTGGGGCCGGTATGGATGGTAGCCAGTACAAATCGGGCTCCTACTATGATGAACAGTCTGCGGCGGGCAGTGCCGGTGGCACACAAGACCCCATGGGGCAGCCCGAGAATATGATCTTCTTTGGCTATGACTCCGAGGCGTTGACCTACGAGGCACAAACTGTGCTGGCCCAGCATGCGGTGGCGATCATCAAAGGTGGTGTACAGTCGGTGAGCATTGAGGGCCACTGTGACGAGCGTGGTACCCGTGAATATAACCTTGCTTTGGGTCAAAAGCGGGCCGATTCGGTGAAAAACTTTCTGAACGCCCAAGGTGTACCCACAACGGTGATGCGCACCGTCTCTTATGGTAAAGAGCGCCCTCTCTACACCGGCCATACCGAGACCTCATGGGCACGCAACCGTCGTGCGGTATTGGTCTACCAGTAA
- the tolB gene encoding Tol-Pal system beta propeller repeat protein TolB has protein sequence MNMIFPPIHRLGIRLLASLLFLLLSGSVHAQGMMIEVQKQGLEPMPIAIPSFASVGLNGHVEVGDRFSHQLTGLVISDLSGSGLFRPLEQRGFLQPSDKLWQQGPDFRKWRLVGADAVVQGAITYRGSRIQVDFFLHDISRGTLIGKGWRFTTKPENWRHVAHRVADEIYTRLTGERAYFTSRIAFVAKRDKQSFLSMMDADGANRMDLKVKGRNDLVLTPRFSPNGEQLLYISYESSEPRIYLWDLYTGKRVKRSNYPGLNSTPAWSPDGNRMALTLSKDGNSEIYVIDMRNQSLQRLTYNAAIDTSPSWSPDGRRMVFTSDRAGTPQLYIMDADGSDVRRLTQRGQSSTAPSWSNRGDKIAFVRGGGGKFRIAVIDPTGRDEQLLTDSWMDESPTWSPNGRVILFSRQQQGSSRTRLFTIDITGFNEQEVPLEQDISASDPSWSPVIK, from the coding sequence ATGAACATGATTTTTCCCCCAATCCATCGCCTCGGCATCCGGCTGTTGGCCTCTCTCCTGTTTCTCTTGCTGAGTGGTTCAGTGCATGCCCAGGGCATGATGATTGAGGTACAAAAACAGGGGCTGGAACCCATGCCCATCGCCATCCCCAGCTTCGCTTCGGTGGGGCTCAATGGTCATGTGGAGGTTGGGGACCGTTTTAGTCATCAACTCACCGGCTTGGTTATCTCCGATTTAAGCGGCAGCGGCCTGTTTCGGCCACTGGAACAACGGGGTTTTTTGCAACCGTCGGATAAATTGTGGCAGCAAGGCCCCGATTTTCGCAAATGGCGCTTGGTAGGGGCCGATGCCGTGGTACAGGGTGCCATCACCTATCGGGGCAGCCGTATTCAGGTTGATTTTTTCTTGCATGACATCTCCCGTGGTACCTTGATTGGCAAAGGCTGGCGTTTTACCACCAAGCCTGAGAATTGGCGCCATGTGGCCCACCGCGTGGCCGATGAGATCTACACCCGCTTGACCGGTGAGCGTGCCTATTTTACCTCGCGCATCGCCTTTGTTGCCAAACGGGATAAACAGAGCTTTCTCTCCATGATGGATGCCGATGGTGCCAACCGCATGGATCTCAAGGTCAAGGGTCGCAACGACCTGGTGCTCACCCCGCGCTTTTCTCCCAATGGTGAGCAGCTGCTCTATATCTCGTACGAGAGCAGCGAACCCCGCATCTATCTTTGGGATCTCTACACCGGCAAACGGGTTAAACGCTCCAACTATCCTGGTTTAAACTCCACCCCGGCGTGGTCGCCCGACGGCAACCGCATGGCGTTGACCCTGAGTAAAGACGGTAACTCAGAGATCTATGTGATTGACATGCGCAACCAGAGCCTGCAACGCCTGACCTATAATGCAGCCATTGATACCTCCCCCTCTTGGTCGCCGGATGGCCGGCGCATGGTCTTTACCTCGGACCGTGCCGGGACCCCCCAGCTCTATATCATGGATGCCGACGGCAGCGATGTGCGCCGTCTTACCCAACGTGGTCAAAGCAGCACCGCACCAAGCTGGTCTAACCGGGGGGATAAGATTGCCTTTGTGCGGGGAGGGGGTGGCAAGTTTCGCATTGCCGTGATCGACCCAACGGGACGGGATGAACAGCTGCTTACCGACTCCTGGATGGATGAATCCCCCACGTGGTCGCCCAATGGGCGGGTGATTCTCTTTTCCCGTCAGCAACAGGGTAGCAGCCGCACGCGACTCTTTACCATCGACATCACCGGCTTTAATGAGCAGGAGGTACCGTTGGAACAAGATATCAGCGCGTCGGATCCCTCCTGGTCGCCGGTGATCAAATAA
- a CDS encoding energy transducer TonB, protein MRRRGWLLLLFGLWPGLLHAAPSRQAIQQWGAELVAQVEANWLAPAGIDSHGLTVQLSIQWQSTGALIMHGIRRASGQRAFDESVVHAIEQSQNLPAPPVGCQICLKPITFNFAPGAKPQQPAQIRPRAISRSVPPPRAKAGSAPPPAQGDFSQAIDQMLKSQPTPQQLAQQQAEQQAWQAQLYPLWQQQWQPPAQVDTRTLWGQWRVGWNGKGGLQVLERLQSSGHGAVDAAIVQALQGITQLPTPPPHCTVCQQPMVMTFERGSLRKAAEQTAASELAAPSPPETPALPHWLGPSWHEDAKPMEPTLHKPYEPPPQPSSAVEKQREVAQWFQHVRHAISNQWQRPSGDIHVGRSMMLRVQWLENGTLEWVSTVRPSGHEGYDETVLKAVEAVAQLPPPPEGCTLCLRPIYITMHNEQP, encoded by the coding sequence ATGCGTAGGCGCGGATGGCTCTTACTGTTGTTTGGGTTATGGCCTGGGCTGTTACACGCGGCCCCTAGCCGCCAAGCCATTCAACAGTGGGGAGCCGAGCTGGTTGCACAGGTTGAAGCCAACTGGCTGGCCCCGGCTGGCATTGATAGCCATGGTTTAACCGTACAGTTGAGCATTCAATGGCAGAGCACGGGCGCTTTAATCATGCATGGCATTCGGCGGGCCTCGGGGCAACGCGCCTTTGATGAGTCGGTGGTACACGCCATTGAGCAAAGCCAAAATTTACCCGCGCCGCCGGTGGGTTGCCAAATTTGTCTAAAGCCCATTACCTTTAACTTTGCTCCAGGGGCAAAACCCCAACAGCCGGCGCAGATCCGCCCACGCGCAATCTCGCGGAGTGTACCGCCCCCACGGGCCAAGGCTGGTTCTGCCCCACCTCCAGCACAGGGGGATTTTAGCCAAGCCATTGATCAGATGCTTAAAAGTCAGCCGACCCCCCAGCAGTTGGCCCAACAGCAAGCGGAACAACAGGCGTGGCAGGCACAGCTCTACCCTTTGTGGCAGCAGCAGTGGCAACCCCCCGCTCAGGTGGATACCCGCACCCTGTGGGGCCAGTGGCGGGTTGGCTGGAATGGCAAGGGTGGCTTGCAGGTCTTAGAGCGGCTCCAGAGCAGCGGTCATGGGGCGGTGGATGCTGCCATTGTACAGGCTTTGCAAGGGATTACGCAGCTACCCACCCCCCCGCCTCACTGCACCGTGTGTCAGCAGCCGATGGTGATGACTTTTGAACGGGGTTCATTGCGCAAGGCCGCTGAGCAAACTGCGGCAAGCGAGCTCGCGGCACCTTCGCCACCTGAAACACCGGCTCTGCCCCATTGGTTAGGTCCCTCTTGGCATGAGGATGCCAAGCCGATGGAGCCGACCTTGCATAAACCCTATGAACCCCCACCACAGCCCAGCTCGGCGGTGGAAAAACAGCGTGAAGTGGCCCAATGGTTTCAGCATGTGCGCCACGCCATTAGCAACCAGTGGCAGCGCCCCAGTGGGGATATTCATGTGGGACGCAGTATGATGCTGCGTGTGCAATGGCTGGAGAACGGAACATTAGAGTGGGTTTCTACCGTGCGCCCATCGGGTCACGAAGGGTATGATGAGACGGTATTGAAAGCGGTGGAGGCCGTGGCGCAACTGCCACCTCCCCCCGAGGGTTGCACGCTTTGTCTGCGTCCCATCTATATCACCATGCATAACGAACAACCCTGA
- the tolA gene encoding cell envelope integrity protein TolA yields MFADRQFLWWSLGLHVGVVLIALLLPLLTPRVAPPPAAMMVNLVDLPAPQAKATQPEPPQLQKPKPPEPKPVAPKPVEPKPVESKPVAKPEIEPTPPEPKPQPAPKPPEKVVEEPDQPAEKVDITPMRRKPDPKKIAEEQRAKEEALKKKQAEEKRLQEEAAKKKQAEEQRKKEEARKQAEEQRKKEEARKQAEIKRKQELAAQQMREAIAKQQAEIKAQQQREEAIRQQQLREAALAQQQAEEIRKWQGALREATYKAWRPPFGVDISSMKCLATVKITVDGRLSLISISQTSGFAPYDDSVQRAIAATRNLPKPPSHCSACRGEITISFTPSR; encoded by the coding sequence ATGTTTGCGGATCGGCAATTTCTCTGGTGGTCACTGGGCCTGCACGTTGGTGTGGTGCTGATTGCACTGCTGTTGCCGCTGCTCACCCCCCGTGTGGCACCACCGCCAGCAGCCATGATGGTTAATTTGGTGGATCTGCCCGCACCGCAAGCCAAAGCGACCCAGCCCGAACCTCCGCAGCTGCAAAAGCCCAAGCCCCCCGAGCCCAAGCCCGTGGCACCCAAGCCCGTGGAGCCTAAACCGGTGGAGTCCAAGCCGGTAGCCAAGCCCGAGATAGAGCCCACCCCCCCGGAACCCAAGCCCCAACCGGCCCCAAAACCCCCGGAAAAGGTTGTGGAAGAGCCGGATCAACCGGCTGAAAAGGTTGACATCACCCCCATGCGTCGCAAGCCTGATCCCAAAAAGATTGCCGAAGAGCAGCGCGCCAAGGAAGAGGCCCTTAAGAAGAAGCAGGCCGAAGAAAAACGTCTTCAAGAAGAGGCTGCCAAGAAAAAGCAGGCTGAAGAGCAACGCAAAAAAGAGGAAGCCCGCAAGCAGGCTGAAGAGCAGCGCAAAAAAGAGGAGGCCCGCAAACAGGCCGAAATCAAGCGTAAGCAGGAGCTCGCCGCGCAGCAGATGCGCGAAGCCATTGCCAAACAACAGGCTGAAATCAAAGCTCAGCAGCAGCGTGAGGAGGCCATTCGCCAGCAACAATTGCGCGAAGCCGCCCTTGCGCAGCAGCAGGCTGAGGAGATCCGCAAGTGGCAGGGGGCGCTACGCGAGGCCACCTACAAAGCGTGGCGGCCCCCCTTTGGGGTGGATATTTCCAGCATGAAGTGTCTGGCTACGGTTAAAATTACCGTGGATGGTCGCTTGAGCTTGATCAGCATTTCGCAGACGTCGGGTTTTGCGCCCTATGATGATTCGGTCCAACGGGCCATTGCCGCGACCCGCAATCTGCCCAAGCCCCCCAGCCACTGTTCCGCATGCCGGGGTGAGATCACCATCAGCTTCACCCCCTCGCGGTAG
- the tolR gene encoding protein TolR codes for MGMNAGMGNGGVHRFQAMSDINVTPLVDIMLVLLIIFMVTAPLLTHGIEVELPHVQSDAITAQVEPLTISVSPDGSASIEGERMSLSEMTDKVTFVRKSTPSIRIFVRGDTHAAYGHVMAVMGALKAAGIEQVGLITQPNS; via the coding sequence ATGGGTATGAATGCAGGCATGGGTAATGGTGGGGTCCACCGTTTTCAGGCGATGAGCGATATCAACGTCACGCCGCTGGTGGATATCATGTTGGTGTTGCTGATTATCTTCATGGTAACGGCACCTTTGCTCACCCATGGTATAGAGGTGGAGCTGCCCCATGTGCAGAGTGACGCCATCACCGCCCAAGTAGAGCCCCTCACCATCAGCGTTAGCCCCGATGGCAGCGCCTCTATCGAAGGGGAGCGCATGAGTTTATCGGAGATGACCGATAAGGTCACTTTTGTGCGTAAATCCACGCCAAGTATTCGTATTTTTGTACGGGGTGACACCCATGCTGCCTATGGTCACGTTATGGCGGTGATGGGTGCGCTCAAAGCCGCGGGTATTGAACAGGTTGGGTTAATCACCCAACCCAACAGCTAA
- the tolQ gene encoding protein TolQ — translation MTKHSVFDLITQAGPLVQLVMLALLAASVVSWAIIFDKWRRYRRITQDAEAFEERFWSGGSVASLFQSATKEWPDSPMVVMFSAGFREWKRWESNEPTSEGDGGDLVTNVRRAMTVALNRELENLEKGLTFLATVGSTSPFVGLFGTVWGIMNAFLGLTGAKASTLTMVAPGIAEALIATAMGLVAAIPSVIAYNKYSSEMRRLHAKMDNFGAEFLNILERRSASRRRGQ, via the coding sequence ATGACTAAGCATAGCGTTTTTGACCTCATTACTCAGGCCGGACCCTTGGTCCAGCTGGTGATGCTCGCCCTGTTGGCGGCCTCGGTGGTTTCCTGGGCCATTATTTTTGACAAATGGCGCCGCTACCGCCGTATCACCCAGGATGCCGAAGCCTTTGAAGAGCGCTTTTGGAGTGGTGGCAGTGTCGCCAGCCTATTTCAAAGTGCCACCAAAGAGTGGCCCGATAGCCCCATGGTGGTGATGTTTTCAGCCGGTTTTCGCGAATGGAAACGCTGGGAGAGCAATGAACCTACCTCGGAAGGGGACGGCGGTGATCTGGTCACCAACGTGCGCCGCGCCATGACGGTGGCCCTTAACCGAGAGCTGGAAAACCTGGAAAAGGGTCTTACTTTCCTCGCCACGGTGGGCTCTACCAGCCCCTTTGTGGGGCTGTTTGGCACGGTTTGGGGCATCATGAACGCCTTTTTAGGACTCACCGGGGCCAAAGCCAGCACCCTGACCATGGTGGCTCCTGGTATTGCCGAGGCGCTGATTGCCACCGCCATGGGGCTGGTAGCCGCCATTCCATCGGTGATTGCCTATAACAAATATTCGTCAGAAATGCGCCGTTTACACGCCAAAATGGATAATTTTGGTGCCGAGTTCCTCAATATTCTGGAGCGCCGCTCCGCCAGCCGCCGCCGGGGACAATAA
- the ybgC gene encoding tol-pal system-associated acyl-CoA thioesterase: MNLFSQDIRVYYEDTDAGGVVYHSRYLNFMERCRTDWLRSLGIEQATLAEQTGLRFAVTHMEIAFQKPALLDDLLTVSVSELRRRPASLEFTQEIARQNTPLIRASARVACLDEGLRPVRLPAVLLQRLPQ, encoded by the coding sequence ATGAACCTGTTTTCACAAGACATACGTGTCTATTATGAAGATACCGATGCGGGCGGAGTGGTCTACCATAGCCGCTATCTTAACTTTATGGAGCGCTGCCGCACCGACTGGCTGCGCAGCCTGGGCATCGAGCAAGCAACGCTGGCAGAGCAGACCGGACTACGTTTTGCGGTGACGCATATGGAGATCGCCTTCCAAAAACCGGCGCTGCTTGACGATCTTTTGACGGTTTCCGTGTCAGAACTCCGACGCCGGCCCGCCAGTCTTGAATTTACCCAGGAGATTGCCCGCCAGAACACTCCCCTTATTCGTGCCTCTGCCCGCGTGGCATGTCTGGATGAGGGATTGCGCCCCGTGCGCCTGCCGGCTGTTTTACTGCAACGATTGCCACAATAG
- the ruvB gene encoding Holliday junction branch migration DNA helicase RuvB: protein MEEMASRMISGDPELGEPFQENGLRPKYLKEFVGQKPLKANLTVFLHAAKQRAEAIDHILLHGPPGLGKTTMAQIIAWEMGVGLRSTSGPVIDKAGDLAALLTNLNPGDVLFVDEIHRLSPAVEEILYPAMEDFQLDLMIGEGPSARSVKIDLPRFTLVGATTRAGMLTSPLRDRFGILARMQFYEPDELQQIVTRSASIMGIDISADGAFEIARRSRGTPRIANRLLRRVRDFAQVAGPGYIDKDLADRALLALEVDRNGLDNMDHRLLKALLDKFAGGPVGLDTLAAAIGEERSTIEDVIEPYLILQGMLDRTPRGRKATHASYTAMGRTAPRPVQQGTLL, encoded by the coding sequence ATGGAAGAGATGGCTTCCCGTATGATTTCGGGAGATCCTGAGCTTGGCGAACCGTTCCAGGAGAATGGTCTGCGCCCCAAATACCTCAAAGAGTTTGTCGGTCAAAAGCCGCTCAAGGCAAACCTCACCGTCTTTCTACACGCCGCCAAACAGCGTGCCGAAGCCATTGACCATATTCTGCTGCACGGCCCCCCCGGTTTGGGTAAAACCACTATGGCCCAGATTATCGCCTGGGAGATGGGCGTGGGGTTGCGCTCAACCTCAGGACCGGTGATTGATAAAGCGGGGGATCTGGCCGCCCTGCTCACCAACCTTAATCCCGGAGATGTGCTGTTTGTGGATGAGATCCACCGCCTCAGCCCCGCCGTGGAGGAGATCCTCTACCCCGCCATGGAGGATTTTCAGCTCGATCTTATGATTGGCGAAGGGCCCTCGGCCCGCTCTGTCAAGATCGACCTGCCCCGCTTTACCCTGGTGGGTGCCACCACCCGCGCAGGCATGCTCACCAGCCCCCTACGCGACCGCTTTGGCATCCTAGCCCGCATGCAGTTTTATGAACCCGATGAACTCCAACAGATTGTCACCCGCTCTGCCTCGATCATGGGCATCGACATTTCAGCGGATGGTGCCTTTGAGATCGCCCGCCGCTCCCGTGGCACCCCGCGTATTGCCAATCGCCTGCTGCGCCGGGTGCGTGACTTTGCCCAAGTGGCCGGACCTGGCTACATTGATAAAGATCTTGCCGACCGTGCCTTGCTGGCTTTGGAGGTCGATCGTAATGGCTTGGACAATATGGACCATCGCTTGCTTAAAGCCTTGTTGGATAAGTTTGCGGGTGGCCCGGTGGGGCTGGATACCTTGGCGGCGGCCATTGGTGAGGAGCGCTCCACCATTGAGGATGTCATCGAGCCTTACCTGATCCTACAGGGTATGCTGGACCGCACCCCCAGGGGTCGCAAAGCCACCCACGCCAGCTACACAGCCATGGGCCGCACAGCGCCGCGACCCGTGCAACAGGGTACGCTGCTATGA
- the tnpC gene encoding IS66 family transposase: protein MKTLPKTLPDDPAALREIILSLQAENVLLQDKSKRMEHEAQLLREKLNILIAKRFGRSSEKSDPRQLGLFDEAEVTAAEEPEEDAEEIQVPAHSRKVKSKGRKPLPEWLPRVDIIHELPESALVCGLDGHHLVEIGRETSEQLDIIPAKVQVLRHIQIKYGCPHCKQGVKTAPTPKRPIPKALATAALLAHVAVSKYADGLPLYRQGAILTRAGIDVCRTTLANWMIQCGQLVQPLINLMRDKMLDYDILQMDETTIQVLKEKDKVAASNSYMWVQRGGPPGSPVILFDYDPTRGAEVPKRLLAGYKGWLQTDGYAGYLGVGAQEDVILMGCFAHARRQFDEAIKALGKSKKGKIGKAGQALSLIRKLYAVEKDLREEEATPERRYKVRQERSRPIIDELKTWLEDNRAGVLPKSKLGEAMGYLTNQWSSLIRYLDDGRLEIDNNRAENAIRPFVIGRKNWLFSNSVRGAKASANLYSLIETAKANGWEPFVYLTKVFEGLATAQTVDEFDLLLPWNLKSAAEPAG from the coding sequence ATGAAAACGCTACCAAAGACACTCCCTGATGACCCTGCCGCTTTGCGGGAAATAATACTTTCCTTGCAGGCTGAAAATGTCCTTTTACAGGACAAAAGCAAGCGTATGGAGCATGAAGCCCAGCTTCTGAGGGAGAAGCTGAATATTCTCATTGCCAAGCGGTTTGGGCGTTCCAGTGAGAAGAGCGATCCCCGTCAGTTGGGTCTGTTCGATGAGGCAGAAGTGACGGCTGCCGAGGAACCTGAAGAGGATGCCGAAGAGATCCAGGTTCCTGCCCATAGCCGCAAAGTGAAGTCCAAAGGGCGCAAGCCATTGCCAGAGTGGCTACCCCGGGTGGATATCATTCATGAGTTGCCTGAGTCGGCATTGGTTTGTGGCCTGGATGGTCACCATTTGGTCGAGATTGGCCGTGAGACCAGCGAGCAACTGGATATTATTCCGGCCAAGGTGCAGGTATTGCGGCACATCCAGATCAAATATGGCTGTCCTCATTGCAAACAGGGCGTGAAGACGGCCCCTACACCCAAACGTCCCATTCCCAAGGCGTTGGCTACAGCTGCTCTATTGGCCCATGTGGCGGTATCCAAGTATGCCGATGGGTTACCGCTCTATCGACAGGGCGCCATTCTGACCCGTGCAGGGATTGATGTCTGTCGAACCACGCTGGCCAATTGGATGATCCAGTGCGGCCAACTGGTGCAGCCGTTGATCAATCTGATGCGGGACAAGATGCTGGATTACGATATCCTGCAGATGGATGAAACTACGATTCAAGTGCTTAAGGAAAAAGATAAAGTTGCAGCCAGCAACTCCTATATGTGGGTACAGCGAGGTGGTCCCCCGGGTAGTCCGGTGATTTTGTTTGATTACGATCCCACACGCGGTGCCGAGGTTCCGAAACGGCTGTTGGCGGGCTATAAAGGCTGGTTGCAAACGGATGGGTATGCAGGTTATCTGGGTGTGGGTGCGCAGGAAGATGTGATCCTGATGGGGTGTTTTGCGCATGCCCGTCGTCAATTCGACGAGGCGATCAAAGCGTTGGGAAAATCCAAAAAAGGCAAGATAGGCAAGGCTGGGCAGGCACTGTCGCTGATCCGGAAACTGTACGCTGTGGAAAAGGATCTGCGTGAGGAAGAGGCTACTCCAGAGCGACGTTACAAGGTGCGCCAGGAGCGTTCCCGCCCCATTATCGATGAGTTGAAAACCTGGCTGGAAGATAATCGAGCAGGGGTGTTACCGAAAAGCAAACTCGGCGAAGCGATGGGATATCTGACCAATCAGTGGTCCTCTCTGATTCGATATCTTGATGATGGACGCCTGGAAATTGACAACAACAGAGCCGAGAACGCCATTCGCCCCTTTGTGATTGGCAGGAAAAATTGGCTCTTCAGCAACTCTGTTCGAGGTGCAAAGGCCTCGGCAAACCTCTACAGTTTGATTGAAACGGCCAAAGCCAATGGTTGGGAGCCCTTCGTCTATCTCACAAAGGTCTTTGAGGGCCTCGCCACAGCGCAAACCGTGGATGAGTTCGACTTGTTGCTCCCGTGGAATTTGAAATCTGCTGCTGAACCGGCAGGGTAG
- the tnpB gene encoding IS66 family insertion sequence element accessory protein TnpB (TnpB, as the term is used for proteins encoded by IS66 family insertion elements, is considered an accessory protein, since TnpC, encoded by a neighboring gene, is a DDE family transposase.): protein MMRPSPDISVVHLCLEPVDFRKGINGLAALVEAELELNPFDEALFVFRNRSLDKVKILYWERNGFCLWQKRLEKDRFHWLRQGGAAEIQITGRQLNWLLDGYNLAAMKGHNKLHFSSIV from the coding sequence ATGATGCGCCCATCGCCGGATATTTCTGTCGTCCATCTTTGTTTGGAGCCGGTGGATTTCAGGAAGGGGATCAACGGACTGGCTGCATTGGTGGAGGCAGAACTGGAGTTGAATCCCTTTGATGAGGCTCTGTTCGTGTTTCGCAATCGATCATTGGACAAGGTGAAAATCCTTTACTGGGAACGTAATGGCTTCTGCCTGTGGCAAAAGCGGCTGGAAAAGGACCGATTTCACTGGTTGCGCCAGGGAGGTGCCGCAGAAATCCAAATCACGGGGCGGCAGCTGAATTGGCTACTTGATGGCTACAACCTGGCGGCAATGAAGGGTCACAATAAACTGCATTTTTCTTCGATTGTATAG
- the tnpA gene encoding IS66 family insertion sequence element accessory protein TnpA, which yields MEDKSIEASVLSEKQRYWLDHLRSCRSEVGTIKEYAEVHKLSLPSLYFWKRKLTQMGFLEESGSGKRRFQRLELSSKSSAGVCRIQFPNGMTVEWSGNGGESLLSVLRSVAAL from the coding sequence ATGGAAGACAAATCAATTGAGGCGTCTGTGCTGAGTGAGAAGCAGCGGTACTGGCTGGATCATTTACGCAGTTGTCGTTCTGAGGTCGGCACCATTAAGGAGTACGCTGAAGTCCATAAGCTGAGCCTTCCATCGTTGTATTTTTGGAAGCGCAAGCTGACGCAAATGGGTTTTCTGGAAGAGTCAGGATCAGGCAAGCGACGTTTTCAGCGATTGGAATTGAGTTCAAAGTCTTCAGCAGGGGTCTGCCGGATTCAGTTCCCAAATGGTATGACGGTGGAGTGGTCAGGGAATGGTGGCGAGAGCTTGCTCTCTGTCCTGCGATCTGTGGCAGCCTTGTGA
- the ruvA gene encoding Holliday junction branch migration protein RuvA encodes MIAQLKGSLAAKHPDHVVMDVHGVGYRVFISLATYNELPTVGEACLLYTVTHVREDAFLLYGFHSESQRKVFNLLTSVNGIGTKLALAALSSHTPEALLTALSREDLTLLCTIPGVGKKTAQRMAMELKDKLGALPMAAPTTAIGAATMAANPAGLREEVASALLNLGYKPPQVDAALAKLFSAGEITDISVALKGALKLLAPA; translated from the coding sequence ATGTGCATGGGGTGGGCTACCGGGTGTTTATCTCTCTGGCCACCTATAATGAGTTGCCTACCGTTGGGGAAGCTTGTCTGCTTTACACCGTGACCCATGTGCGGGAAGATGCCTTTTTACTCTATGGTTTTCATAGTGAATCCCAGCGCAAGGTGTTTAATTTACTCACCAGTGTGAATGGGATTGGCACCAAGCTCGCCTTGGCGGCTCTCTCTAGCCACACCCCCGAAGCCCTGCTTACCGCCCTTTCCCGTGAAGATCTTACCCTGCTCTGCACCATACCCGGCGTAGGCAAAAAGACCGCGCAACGCATGGCGATGGAGCTCAAAGACAAGCTGGGTGCGCTACCCATGGCGGCCCCTACCACGGCCATTGGTGCAGCCACCATGGCAGCCAACCCGGCGGGTCTGCGCGAAGAGGTTGCCTCGGCCCTGCTTAACTTGGGCTATAAACCCCCTCAAGTGGATGCGGCCTTGGCCAAGCTGTTTAGTGCCGGGGAGATTACCGACATCTCCGTCGCCCTCAAGGGCGCCCTTAAACTGCTGGCTCCAGCTTGA